One window of the Natrinema sp. CBA1119 genome contains the following:
- a CDS encoding nitrate/nitrite transporter produces MSPPETTNRLSIVRSFLTDSRGDILVAVAAGWFLSIGVRLAYPVLLPYLRESYGLDLTTAGLLLTALWLCYALGQLPGGLLADRFGEGNILVASTLISAVTLGLVAVAGSAPVVYLATGAFGFGTALYGVARFTTLSDVYPDNDGTAIGVTMAAGQVGNTLLPLAAGGIASAFAWQYGFGLAVPAFALVAVGLWVVVPARTSGATSAVDSVSLETVRYVLSELRRPEIVTVTAIQILTYCVWQAFTGFYPTYLIQIKGFSQGVATGLFSAFFAMGILVQPLTGQLYDRFGIRKSLPPVLGVVVVSLVALPFLEGFWPIVVGTVFLSSILGYGTITLPYMTSAFPADMKGTGLGFLRTVYMTIGAISPVLFGALADRGFFDEAYLILAGFVAVAVVLTQWLPELSEQ; encoded by the coding sequence GTGTCTCCCCCGGAAACGACGAATCGACTGTCGATCGTGCGGTCCTTCCTGACGGACAGTCGCGGCGATATTCTGGTCGCCGTCGCCGCCGGCTGGTTCCTCTCGATCGGCGTCCGTCTGGCCTACCCCGTTCTGTTGCCCTATCTTCGAGAATCGTACGGACTCGACCTGACCACGGCCGGGCTCCTGTTGACCGCGCTCTGGCTCTGTTACGCGCTGGGGCAGCTCCCGGGCGGTCTGCTCGCCGACCGGTTCGGTGAGGGAAACATCCTCGTCGCGAGTACCCTGATCTCGGCAGTGACGCTCGGACTCGTCGCCGTCGCCGGCTCCGCGCCGGTGGTATACCTCGCGACCGGGGCGTTTGGCTTCGGAACGGCGCTGTACGGCGTCGCCCGTTTCACGACGCTCTCGGACGTCTACCCCGACAACGACGGCACCGCGATCGGCGTGACGATGGCGGCGGGACAGGTCGGAAACACGCTCTTGCCGCTCGCGGCCGGCGGAATCGCTTCGGCGTTCGCCTGGCAGTACGGCTTCGGCCTCGCCGTCCCCGCCTTCGCACTCGTGGCGGTCGGCCTCTGGGTCGTCGTTCCCGCACGCACCTCCGGCGCGACCAGCGCCGTCGACAGCGTCTCCCTCGAGACGGTCCGGTACGTCCTCTCGGAGCTGCGCCGACCCGAGATCGTTACCGTGACCGCGATCCAGATCCTGACCTACTGCGTCTGGCAGGCCTTTACGGGCTTCTATCCGACCTATCTGATCCAGATCAAGGGCTTTTCCCAGGGCGTCGCCACCGGGCTCTTCAGCGCGTTCTTCGCGATGGGGATCCTCGTCCAGCCGCTGACGGGCCAGCTGTACGACCGATTCGGGATCCGGAAATCGCTCCCGCCCGTACTGGGCGTCGTCGTGGTCTCGCTGGTCGCGTTGCCGTTCCTCGAGGGGTTCTGGCCGATCGTCGTCGGCACGGTCTTCCTCTCGAGCATCCTCGGATACGGGACGATCACCCTGCCGTACATGACCTCGGCGTTCCCGGCGGACATGAAGGGGACGGGACTGGGCTTCCTGCGGACCGTCTACATGACCATCGGCGCGATCAGTCCGGTC